From Toxorhynchites rutilus septentrionalis strain SRP chromosome 2, ASM2978413v1, whole genome shotgun sequence, a single genomic window includes:
- the LOC129766687 gene encoding uncharacterized protein LOC129766687, which translates to MFYVDDYIDGAPSVEAAVVLREQLTELLAKGGFLIRKWCSNKLEALDGVPAHHLASLSSIAKLFDPLGLISPIIVTAKIFMQELALLHCGWDDPVPSEMAERWLTFYEKLEGLSELRIDRFAFISGWVSVQLHCFADASELAYGTCIYVRSVDCTGNVQVELLSSKSRVAPLKRLTIPRLELCAAKEAGMLYEKVSKSLSLDKIPAYFWSDSTIVLHWLKSPPNRWKTFVPNRVSSVQTSTYGHVWKHVSGKDNPADLVSRGMPVKEFIQSKLCRGGPEWLQDPNNWSKNGPDDSFTYEDLELRVSLPALAVSTQPDPLFYLRSSLNSLLRIVSYCLRFGHNTRFQAKHITGPLAVKEIGKAKRVLTHLAQYEHFAEEIRQLRKQQLVLKQSPLRLLNPYLDEEGIIRVGGRLRNSSIDYVTKHQAILPSHHPFTRILADTRQTSGQCSSTPMLSMLPCQPCKNTPTHRSTSRSTCSPQQAFFSYGRGLLWPFLFETPAQTRRSPKFYIAVFICIATKAIHLEMVSDLSTTGFLSALHRFIGRYGIPSQIHSDNATNFAGANNELKELYNLLSDKKARDQIHTDCSRQGIEWHFIPPRAPNFGGLWEAAVRSVKTSLKKQIGIQQLNYENFSTLLAQITAALNSRPLTPLSDDPSDMEAPTPAHFLTGTAMNTLPEPDYTHSSTSRLSHYQQRQQLFQQFWNRWTTEYLHNLQVINKQHQGRNINTGNIVVLIEDNQPPLQWPLARITELHPGSDGVVRVVTVKTRNGTYRRPVNKICPLPGEDVDQKTKPLVQWKKISN; encoded by the exons ATGTTTTATGTTGACGATTACATAGACGGGGCACCAAGTGTAGAAGCGGCAGTGGTTTTGCGGGAACAATTAACTGAGTTGTTGGCTAAAGGAGGATTTTTAATTCGAAAGTGGTGCTCGAATAAACTCGAAGCTCTGGATGGCGTTCCAGCGCATCACCTTG CATCTCTTTCGTCGATTGCCAAGCTTTTTGACCCGCTTGGGCTAATATCGCCTATAATTGTAACAGCGAAGATTTTCATGCAAGAGCTTGCATTATTGCACTGCGGATGGGATGATCCTGTTCCATCTGAGATGGCGGAAAGGTGGCTAACTTTCTACGAAAAATTGGAAGGATTATCTGAATTGCGAATTGATCGTTTCGCGTTCATATCGGGATGGGTCAGCGTGCAACTTCATTGTTTCGCTGACGCATCGGAGCTGGCTTATGGCACCTGCATTTATGTACGCTCTGTGGATTGCACTGGTAACGTGCAGGTGGAACTATTATCCTCCAAATCTCGTGTGGCTCCTCTGAAGCGGCTCACGATTCCGCGGCTCGAACTTTGCGCTGCGAAGGAGGCAGGAATGCTGTACGAGAAGGTATCAAAATCTCTTTCGTTGGATAAAATACCCGCTTATTTTTGGTCTGATTCGACGATTGTGCTGCATTGGCTGAAATCACCACCTAACAGGTGGAAAACGTTCGTGCCCAATAGGGTTTCATCGGTCCAGACTTCAACTTATGGCCACGTCTGGAAGCATGTATCCGGTAAAGACAACCCAGCGGATTTGGTGTCTCGCGGGATGCCTGTAAAAGAGTTCATTCAAAGTAAACTGTGTAGGGGAGGGCCAGAATGGTTACAGGATCCGAACAATTGGTCCAAAAACGGACCAGATGATTCATTTACATATGAAGACCTGGAACTTCGTGTTAGTCTACCAGCACTGGCTGTGAGCACTCAGCCAGACCCATTATTCTACTTACGTTCATCTCTAAACTCACTTCTACGTATCGTCTCTTACTGTTTGCGTTTCGGACACAATACCAGGTTCCAAGCAAAGCACATCACTGGACCTTTAGCTGTGAAGGAGATAGGAAAAGCCAAAAGGGTGTTGACGCATTTAGCACAATATGAACACTTCGCAGAGGAAATCAGACAATTAAGGAAACAGCAGTTAGTCCTCAAACAATCACCATTGAGATTACTAAACCCCTACCTAGATGAGGAAGGAATTATCAGAGTTGGTGGTCGTCTTCGAAACTCATCTATTGATTATGTCACTAAGCACCAGGCAATACTACCCAGTCATCATCCTTTCACTC GAATTCTGGCCGATACACGGCAAACGAGTGGTCAATGCAGTTCTACGCCGATGTTATCGATGCTTCCGTGTCAACCCTGCAAAAATACACCAACCCATCGGTCAACTTCCCGGAGCACGTGTTCGCCCCAGCAAGCCTTTTTCAGTTACGGGCGTGGATTACTGTGGCCCTTTCTTTTTGAAACCCCCGCACAGACGCGCCGCAGCCCCAAGTTTTATATAGCAGTATTCATCTGTATCGCCACAAAGGCGATACATCTGGAGATGGTTTCCGATCTGTCTACGACAGGTTTTCTTTCTGCTCTACATCGGTTCATCGGTCGCTATGGAATACCTTCTCAGATCCACTCTGATAACGCCACAAATTTCGCTGGCGCCAACAACGAATTAAAGGaattgtacaatttactctccgATAAGAAAGCTCGAGATCAAATTCATACGGATTGTTCACGTCAAGGCATCGAGTGGCACTTCATCCCACCCCGTGCTCCCAATTTTGGAGGGCTGTGGGAGGCAGCCGTTCGCAGTGTTAAAACATccctcaaaaaacaaattggcaTCCAGCAATTGAATTATGAAAACTTCTCAACGTTACTGGCCCAAATAACAGCAGCGCTTAATTCAAGGCCATTAACTCCCTTGTCTGATGACCCGTCGGATATGGAGGCCCCCACGCCTGCCCATTTCCTCACAGGAACTGCCATGAACACTCTACCGGAGCCAGATTACACTCATTCTTCCACAAGTCGCCTATCCCACTATCAGCAACGACAACAATTGTTCCAGCAATTTTGGAATCGCTGGACAACAGAGTACTTGCACAACCTGCAGGTAATAAATAAGCAGCACCAAGGACGTAATATCAACACTGGAAACATTGTCGTGCTCATCGAGGACAACCAACCACCACTGCAGTGGCCCCTCGCAAGGATAACTGAGCTCCACCCCGGCTCGGATGGAGTTGTGCGGGTGGTTACTGTGAAAACAAGGAATGGAACGTACAGGAGACCGGTCAACAAAATTTGTCCCTTACCAGGCGAGGATGTGGACCAGAAAACGAAGCCATTGGTACAATGGAAAAAGATTTCTAATTAA